A genome region from Verrucomicrobiia bacterium includes the following:
- a CDS encoding LysR family transcriptional regulator: protein MQQLRYVVAVARTGNFSRAAEQCHVAQPSLSQQIMKLEEELGERLFDRLKREVKLTAHGEAFLR, encoded by the coding sequence ATGCAGCAGCTCCGTTATGTCGTGGCCGTGGCGCGCACCGGCAATTTCTCCCGCGCCGCCGAGCAATGCCACGTCGCCCAGCCGTCGCTCAGCCAGCAGATCATGAAATTGGAAGAAGAACTGGGCGAACGGCTCTTCGACCGCCTGAAGCGCGAGGTGAAACTCACCGCGCATGGGGAGGCGTTTCTGCGGTGA